The genomic stretch agtccaggaggagcagcagaggtcagaatgtgtcggagcgcgtttaactattgtctgcagttccacgcgtgtccaccgggtggcggtaaagcaccatatgatatttctcctttttggaacttcttcagctgcgttgagctttaaatcttcactgtcgctccctttaagctctaaagtttgcggttctgtgtgtagtttgttggtttaaatatttttgatgcattctgatggcgatgagtgaaactgtcaatgaccaatagaaagttcgtccatttttcttctgtgtcacacattttcattatttattgtcatttttgggtctaaactgggcgagttctgtgagctgttttgctttctctgtagaccagatgttccaggcaggttccatcatgggaCAGACGGATACAAGTCACATGACAACAGTCAgtctttagttctttattacaggaggatctggtttatatacagacacgaatctgcaaaatactaaaaggtatatgaacccaaagtactaaaaagtctacatacacgcacacacgtgtattaagtgtttatacacacgtttgcgcgtacgtgcacactgtatattcatctaataactgttagtttctaaaacaccaaagtagagtcactgaggcacggcttcacctcctttacgccgaggtttcactgagcaggtgtgatgaactgttgcagaaggaaaagcatggaacatgttaataatcggacacaaaaacactcaggtttattgtctggacctcgccatccctttggggaggatcatctcattcttcagctttgaactgtcagagttaaaaggtttcatccttccacaagacaagaaaacttccgcccaaccttctgacctctagtgtcgtattttcatctcttcaaaaattatcatgttgaacattttgtcttccaaatgaaaaagaaaaaaaatttcactgcagacttttaaagcagcgacaagaaaaccagcaggatcactaggaagagagacggaaccaggcgcctggagatgagctcatctgaacATCTACCCTTTAACAGCCATCGCTAGTAAATGGTCCTTCAGCCTCATCGCTTCGAGGGTGGAAACGTGTTTAGGCCGTCAATAACAGCTTTGTGAAACTACCTGTAGCTGAGGAGGCCTCatcccaaagcagcaggtccagatggagTTTCGCTCGACTCCTGAGAGTCGGTGCAAtgggcttctgcagcacatcatgctgaatcagagggtctgtggaaaccatcttatagtctcccagtctgctaaatgccacatgtgatgaagaccatggaggggctgctgctgaaccaccggagaccacagatttagagtccattccaagaaaggaagaaggtggcagactcttatgagctggtgataaacagggtggaaactgcagaaatcctctgaggatatgagatatgctgcactgccaacacggaggctccgtggaagaaaatggtcacTTAAGTCAACGACCTGGCAGGTGGCAAAACCAGCAAAGGTGCAAGTGGCAGATCTTGAGGAAGCTACTCATCACCTGAGGACTTGCATCTAAAGACTACTTTTTCCTCACCATCTGAGGCacagataaatacacaatgaattaattatttacttcttGTGGACCCGGCCGACCAAAGCCTGGGCCGCGACTTCGCCcatgaccagacatttacggatTTCACCCCATTTGAGGAGGAAGCCTATTCCGCAGCGTTTGGATCCTTCTCTGGTTCCACATCTCCaatgtgaaatgtattttttcctgttgcgaAGGTGCTGGAAACAAAGAGTAACACTTGATTAGATCAATAAATGATTCAATGTCACTCATTCAACCGATAAAGCAGAACCGTGTCAAATTCATTGTGCACCGACtgatatatttaatgtattttaaaatgattttgaaCATTGTCAGACCAGTAAGGTCCAGTTGTGCACCAGCATTAGCTTCGTCCTGAGCTTGTGTTTTAGGAAATCCCGGTCGGACTGAGGCCCTAATGAGGAGAATTCCTCCATCCAGCAGCACGTCCCAAACCTCAAAACTTGATTTACTGCCCTCGGCAGCAGAATTCCTCTATGTCTTACAAGTGTGAGAATTCTACAGGTGAATGGGGGCTCTTCAGCCCGCAGGACCTGTCTGTGTCCTGTAGCCCAGCAGCACACCTGCTAATCACTGAGAATCCAGAGGAAACAATGCAGCCATTCCTGTTTCTCCGCTTGTTTGGagattttatcatttttccatCGCGCGTGAAGGAAAACATTGGGTGCAACATTGGCGGCCGATGGAGAATCAGATTGTCGGGGAGGCGGCTGCAGATCTGGGGATAAAGACTGAGGTTTCAATCAAATCAAGATTCATTGTTTAATAGAGAATTCAAGAATATCAGCGTCTTTGCCATAATAATCCTCCTCGTCCCCAACGTTAAAGCTCAAGGGCTCCGTCTCAGTTATCATGGGCTGGTTGTAAATGGGTGGAACCACAAGGGAAACTCCCGATTATCCTGACAACACCTTTTTTAAGAGTTTCTAGTAAGGCCAAAGGTGTCGGTGTAGCACCGAGACAACAGGCGGGGCAGCATTTCTGAGGGCATTCCAGTGAACAAAAGACCCTGTTTACAATCCACCACAGAGATGTTTTACAAAGCACTTTGACACGATAACCGATCGACCTGCAGATTTATGTCTCGCAGTCCTACTCAGAGTATTAACGTGAATCACCAACTGTATCTTTGTCCCAGCGCCCCCCCATTAGAATAGCAAATAAGAGGATAACTGAAAAGCCCGTTTTGACTTCCGCACGGGTGCAGAGTGCTGCTATGTCGCTGTAGCAACAGTAGCGTTCTTGGGAATGCAGCGTTTGCAGAGGCAGACGGACGGCTAGCTCACGGTCCACCTCTCAGTCATCCGCTTCTTAAGGCCTCACCCCCGGAAGGGTGGTAAAATGTCAGTCTGGCAGCCCAGCAATGTTATTCAGAAGAGCTGCAAAACAAAACCCAGGATTCCCAAAGATTCCTCACATCACAGGCTTAATTAGAGGCTGGAACGATACATTCCTTTACATCGATCTCCGAAGAATGACGGAGAGCATTTATGTGGCGTGAGTAGTAACAGAAATGCCTGAGCGTGTGACCGCGTCCCGGTAATTACTGCATGGAAACGCGGGTCTGGAATCTCCAGTCACTGGTTAATCAGCATTCCCGCTGCTCACACGCGACATCTGTAAAAGAATATAACGTGTAAGCGCGGCGAGAGCACGTGGTCCTAACAAATGTGGGGGTTATGCTCCTTGAGGTCACCGTGGGAGGTCACCGAGATGCCCCGGACCTCCGCCGAGATGTTGGAATCTTCCGGAACCCTCGTCGGATGGGTGAGAGTTAGGAAGACGCCGCCAGCGCAGCACTTTCAGCGCAGCATCCGACTGTGGTTGTGGTTGGAAGGAACATCCTGCAACCTTTGTGATGAGGTCAACGTGCAATGAGGAAAACTACCGTTTCACCCGTTGATCCTGTTCCGGCACGTCTTAGAAAAGCAGGCTGCCCAGGCAGTCAACAGATACCCCGCCTAGGGGTAAAAAAAATGGGTTATGGGGTTGTTATCCAGGTGAGTGCATTTTAACAAGCTCGGGGTTAGTTTATCAGAATTGGGGAGGATTTCCCTCCACACAATAAAGAATCAATAAaagagttggtttttttttttaaataaaagaatgtaAAGCATGTTTAACCGACGTGCATAATTGCCACTTTTATCATCCGGAAAATGTCTCCCCATCTATTTCTGGCCTGGGGCTTCACTGTGATGAACATGTCGCTGCTATGTGCCACTTCTCTCGCTGGTGTGTGCGAGCGTTTACGAGACGgtcccaccacccccccccccccccccccccccccacccccaggggCAGCAGGTTTTCCGGAACCAGAACAGGGTCAGAAACTAGTTGTCCTGCAACACAATTGACATTCTACATGCGAAGAATGTGCTGCTGTTTAGAAATGATAAAATGTAGAATCACAAGTCTGACCTGATGATTTAAACCCCCACCCAGTGGCGGCCGCACCCACAGTGATAACGAGATTGCacggaggagggtgggggggggggtggtttgaCACATGCATTCCTCCCTGTCAACTGGCCCGGCCCACTTTGATACATTTGGCAGGTATATAAGCCGGGAGAAGCAGGTGATGCTCACAACTGCAGATCGAGCTTCCCCGTTCAGATCCAAACCTTCCAGCATGTCTTTCAGCAACATATCCTACAGCCACAAGACCATGAGCGTCTACGGCGGAGCCGGCGGCCGCGGCACCCGCATCTCTTCCAGCCAGCCCAGCTACTTGGCAACATCCGGAGGCTTCAACCTTGCCGACGGCCTTGACCTCCATGTCGGCGCCAACGAGAAGGCCACCATGCAGAACCTGAACGACCGCCTGGCCTCCTACCTGGAGAAGGTGCGAAGCCTGGAGAAGGAGAACGACCGCCTGGACAAGCAGATCAGGGAATGGTACCAGAGCCGGGTCATCACGTCTCACGACTACACCTCGTTCTTTGTCACCATCGACGACCTGAAGGATAAAGTGAGACTCTACTCACCCGTCACTGTCACTCCTCAGTAATTGCCGTGAAAGGAGCTCTGTCAAAGTCACGTTTGACATCGTTCAGGCCACATTTTCAGTTGTTTACTCAGTTTACCCGCCTTCTGCCGGGTTCGTCTCAGCCtgtattttaattgttttcgCCTCCTTTTGTTCTTTCTAGATCCGCATTGCCACCAAGCTCAACGCCAAAACGGTCCTGGACATTGACAACGCAAAGCTGGCTGCTGATGATTTCAAGATGAAGTGAGCCATCGTCCCCTTTTCTCTCAACCCGCTTTGGGGGAAACGCGCCTCACGTCCTGCTCAAATGTCTTTTCCAGGTTCGAGAACGAGCTGGCCATGAGGCTGGCCGTGGAGGCCGACACCGCTGGACTGAGGAAGGTGCTGGATAACATCAACCTGGCCAGATTGGACCTGGAGGCCCAGTGCGAGTCCCTGAAGGAAGAGGTCCTCATGCTGAAGAGGAATCACGAAGAGGTGAGTAGGAGGAGGGAGCGTGAATGGCGGGTGTTTGCACAAGGTGCAGAGCGATGACAGCGGCCATCACTCgacaccccacaccacacacacacgcacacacaccctgtaaAGGCAGTTACTGATCAAACACATTAGCATCCATCTTGTCATCATCTCCAAGTTCCCACAATTAGTCTGCGCACGCATGACCTCAACCTTTTCTATGATATCTGAGGAATTTCCATGTTGAGTGAGAGGCCAGTCTCAcgctatctctctctctcacacacacacaccacacgcaccaCCACACAGCTGACGGATGTTTCTGCCTGCAGGAGTTGGCTCTCCTGAGGAGCCAGATGGGCGGCCAGGTCAACGTGGCCGTCGACGCCTCTCCTTCCACAGATCTGAACCAGGTCATGTCAGAAATCCGCGAGCACTATGAAGGCGTCATTGCAAAGAACCGCAAGGAGCTGGAAACATGGTACCAGACCAAGGTGGGAGCTCTTTAATGTCTAGGAGAGAGAAACCTTATTTATGAAACCTTTTATAACCGTGGGTATATTTTTTGGGGCATCTTCAGGTCGCAGCAGTAGAACAGGAGGTGATCACGCACACGGAAATTCTGGTAACGTCCCGCACGGAGATCAAAGAGTTGAAGAGCACCCTCCAGAGGCTCCAGATCGAACTGCAGTCCCATTCGAGCATGGTTTGTCAGCAACGCCAAATCGCCCTGAAGGCTTCATATCCGATTTGACACAGTGTCGTATACGTTTGACCTCCCCGCCTCGTTTCCTCACCTCAACAGAAAGCCTCCCTGGAGGGAACCCTGGCAGAGACGCAGGCCCgctatgctgcacagctggGATGCCTCCAGAACATGGTCCTAAGCCTGGAAGACCAAATGTCTCAGATCCACGCCAACATCAGCAAAACCAAGCAGGAATACGACATCCTGCTGGATCTCAAGACCCGCCTGGAGCTGGAGATTGCAGAATACAGGAGGCTGCTGGACGGGGAGGACGAGAGGTAGGACGACGAGCGAGGATTTAAGAGCCGTTAACGATCGAACATCTATGTAacgttctttctttttctgtttccgtTCACCAGCTCAAAACAAGGTAAGCATTCTTTGATATTTAATCCATTTAGAGATGCGTGGCGGCCGTCTCACCTTGCTGTTGCACCTCAACAGTGGTCACAAAGGTCATCACTGTGGTGGAGACAGTGGTGGACGGACGGGTGGTACAGAGCAGCAAGACtgtggacgtggacgtggatGAGATCGAGTGAACCAGAGAATGAtgaaaacatcaataaagatcTTGCAGTTAAACCTACTGATGTCTCCAAGTTTCTAATACCTGGTACACCTGACATCCATCAGTGATTCtcagaaatgcaacatttgacGTCCCCATGAAGCATTTTTCAAGCATTATTGGGGGGAACTAAATGTCAGGATATTTTTAATGTGACAGAGGACTAAAGAGTTGGACCGAGAGGACAATGGATGGCCCAATAATCTCCATTACTGTAAACAGAACCACGGGAGACTCCTTATTGCCAGGGTTGGTGGCACTTTTTACAGGCTACAACACATAATTTGCTCAGAACGGCCCAGCTTGTCTTAGTAAGAGTAAAGCCAAATGGCATTATcttgttaaaaatgtattaCACACATATTTGATGTGTGTGACTCTCAGTAAATACATCTCTTGTAATATTTGATTTAAGCTGATGCCACTTGCGTCTGTCCATCACGCTaagtcaaggtcaaaggtcagcagggcAAGTCCAGCTAAATAATGTGGCGTAATTTCATCGAACAACCGCTAGGCGGCGGTAGTGACCCGTTCAGCGTggcaaaagtcttttttttaccatttgaACTTTTAGTACATAAGATTGTTCAGAAGTCATGACAAGGGTCATGTTTTGATTTTTGTCCTGcagaaaagtgtgaaaacaAGGTTGCTCTGCATTCAATCAGCAGCCAAAAGTGTACAAAGaatcacatttattcatttattcccGTAGATATTTACATCTGTCATCAATTcacttgttgttttttttacaagaatCACGAGTACATTTGAAATCAAAAGAAAGCAGAAGGAGATAAATAcaagcaaaaacacaaatatggcaCTGAGCGGCAAGAAAAAGTGTATATAGTTAAACGACAATCATGAGGCCTTGTGTAAAAGAGAAAGATGGTTTGCAGATGCTAAAATGCATTTAAGTGCAGGAAAATGGTGACAGCACCTGTTAAAAGTTTGCGCCATGCAGCTATGAGCTCAAATCAAATGCTTGTCGATAACGTCGATGAAGGCAAATGTTAAAACTGTAAAACTTGGATTCAAAGATGGACTTTGAAACAACGCTGGTGAAACAACGCTGGTGACCGAGGCTGCTCTCTAATGCATACACGTGCCCGCCGGTAGCTCTTTACCTACCGTGATCCCTGGTTAAAGCTTTTACCCTCGACTTCAGAGAAAAGCTCAAGAGCAACAGATAAGAAGTCGACAGATTCTAAAAAACACCAGcgacattaaaaaacaacaacaaaaaaaaacacacgcaAAGAAAGGGAAATAATTGTCTAATGCTGACAATAACAGAATGTTCAAGGATGTTATAACACTTAGGGCATGAAAGAGAATAAAGAAGTACAGTGGGACCACTagttacgaaattaattggttccggaagttgtttcgtaacctgaaaattatgtaagtagagacgttttccatgtaaatgccctaatccgttccaagcccctaaaaattcggacataattttttttataaatcataaaaatgcatcaaaacatgtaacaaaaacatgttacaattagattaccgcacaataaatgtaggaattcagtgcaaggcttctccaggaacaaaatgaatttTATTACacgctaatcttacattagccgtcatcaGCAACGAATGTTAACACTTGTGgcaacaccgccatctaatggacaaacatacgaacacccacaataagtaaaagttaaacgaaggcaacgctgggatacacacaaacttgtacatattgacgtccctcctagccaatgggatgacaggaagatgctaggcgatagccaatggcagagcagctacaagcatgtttacgttcgctaaactccgcgagctgcgagtagcagcgctagcgtatttttgcctttcgtagcctgaaatttcttttgtaacaaGGGGAAATATTTTCcggttgagacgtttcgtaacctgaaaatcccgtatgtagagacgttcgtaagtagaggtcccactgtaaatAAATTTGAACGGGTGAGGCAGATgtgcgccccctagtggccaatcTCCCCACAAAACGGTTGCAGGCTGCTTTTCTCCAAAccgaaacataaaaaaaacccatcttaTATCCGTTTTGAAACAACAATACTCATTTCTGTACACTGTATGGCTTACAAACTATAGCGGTTTAACATCAGAAAGGTTTCCAGTACAGAAATGAATTCTCCCGAGCACGAAGTCGAGCCACTAACATTTAACAAAGTGCTAAGTAGGCGAATCCATCTAAGCTATTTCTGAAAATATTCAAGATACACAAGACACATTTAGTGCCGATGATTTGCCGGTAGAAAACAGGCATGCAGTGCATTTCCAGAATCattgcagaggagcagagttaaaaactgcagctgtgagACGTAActcaagacccccccccccccccccctaataAAGCCCCTCTGCTACAACAGCTATACTGTACATGCTTTCCTGCCTCCCACTATTAACCTT from Takifugu flavidus isolate HTHZ2018 chromosome 6, ASM371156v2, whole genome shotgun sequence encodes the following:
- the LOC130526662 gene encoding keratin, type I cytoskeletal 13-like, with product MLTTADRASPFRSKPSSMSFSNISYSHKTMSVYGGAGGRGTRISSSQPSYLATSGGFNLADGLDLHVGANEKATMQNLNDRLASYLEKVRSLEKENDRLDKQIREWYQSRVITSHDYTSFFVTIDDLKDKIRIATKLNAKTVLDIDNAKLAADDFKMKFENELAMRLAVEADTAGLRKVLDNINLARLDLEAQCESLKEEVLMLKRNHEEELALLRSQMGGQVNVAVDASPSTDLNQVMSEIREHYEGVIAKNRKELETWYQTKVAAVEQEVITHTEILVTSRTEIKELKSTLQRLQIELQSHSSMKASLEGTLAETQARYAAQLGCLQNMVLSLEDQMSQIHANISKTKQEYDILLDLKTRLELEIAEYRRLLDGEDESSKQVVTKVITVVETVVDGRVVQSSKTVDVDVDEIE